The Chanos chanos chromosome 3, fChaCha1.1, whole genome shotgun sequence genome segment ctaatgattgaatctccgtggtggcctctcgAATCCATTTagggtgttttatcaccggttagtgctgctgctgcgggcgcgcccAGCTAttgttgaaggagggtctaacattacctgcccgctttgattggttcagtggaccgattcccctctcgccattgattactttaaaactaacaaacaaacgaaaaaacgcaatgtgactgtaacgtgtaacgcaacgcattgtagaaatgtagtggagtagaaagtatagatatttgctgtaaaatgtagtggagtaaaagtcaaaagtacccacaactaaatctacttgagtaaagtacagatacatgaaaaatgtatttaagtacagtaacgaagtacttgtacttcgttacattccaccactgctaATCAGTAAAATAGTTGGTCGATTAATTGATAGAAAAATAGCCGGCAGCCCTAaatgaaagagggggagaaCAAGGGATTTGCCTGTGTTTGCCTTAGGCCCCAAAGTGAATAAATCCGCCCCtggttgtgacagcattatattgtgcgtttgttgtgacagggcataCGTTTTCCGTTACTTCTGCTTCAactgtgcttgatgaataaaaatgcggcagtattctgtGCTTTACTCCATATTCCGTctcaatgcaaacaaagaacggaaGATTGGACTGATTTTGTTACTGAGTACGCTACAGTTGCGAtacggggtgtctgacctgtcattcattTCAGCAGCAGCTTATAAAGAATACGTAGACTGATGGGCTGTGAGTGAAAGTCGTGCACGCTCACTTTTGCCgaggcaattaaaaaaaattaatgtagGACGTGTTTCTTGGCgacattgtgatttttttttacgtttcaATTCGGAACGTCAATGCTCCGACAGCAAAAGCACTGTTCCCAGCCATGGCTTGGCTGCACTCTTTGCAATAAATGCAATGCATAATGTTGGCTGTTTTATCACATCTGAGCCACAGAAATTTGGCAGAGTGGGGGCGGGTCTTCGCACAGCGCGCTGGGAAAAATGTGGTCGCATGTGTTAACCCTACACCTGAGCAGAACAGTACGCACACAtagttctgttcagtttttttcagatttcaagGAGACAGTAAAAGTGACCTTCAGGATAGTGTCTGGTCTGGTTGTGGAGTCTCTGTCCTTAGTGGTGGTCTTAATGGGATTTACTGATTGGTTGGTGAAGACACTCAGAGCGTCTGTGGTGTGGAGGCCTGGGGTAGCCCACTGTATACTAGTTTGACCTTACTTTTGACTCACaatgctgttttaaacataGCAACACAACTGGGGGCAAACTGAATCTACAAATGTAGCTGTTCAGTTTACAAAGTGTTTTGAATTTACAGAGGACGGCCATCTGGTTGCCTGGGAAACCTGACAGCAGGGTGCAGACTCCTCTCAAATTAGTTTTCTTCCactccctgtttttttcccttacacTTGTCTCTCTAATCTGGACGTGAAACGTGTATTACTCTGACACTGGTGTAGGAGCAGGTGTTGGGTGTATGTTGGCTGGGTGATGTAcatgggctgtgtgtttgttgaatgcctctgtgttttgctccttttccctgtctctccagCTCTGTGGCCTGGCTCTCATCATACTGGGAGTACTGGTGCAGGTGGCCCTCCATAACACTCTGGTTATCAAAGGCCCTTCCAGCTCCACTGCTCCCCTTGTCCTCATCATAGTGGGTGTTGTCATCTTCTTCATCGCCTTCTTCGGCTGCTGCGGAGCCTGGAAGGAGAGCCGCTGCAtggtcaccatggtaacataCCCTCGCCCACCTGCTGAGTGACTTTagattgtgttttcagtgtgtgtttgtgtttgttttgtgtgtttttgtgtgtgtgttttctgtgtgtgtgtgttttgttttctgtttcaaaagTAACTTAAGCTGTGCGTTTTCTGAGCTGAAGTCAAAGCCTGCCCCTTTACCCTGCCCTGGCATCTCATGGTTAGGCCGTTGCATATAAACTGAAGCTTGTGTTTATATGCAGAAAGCAGCACTGTCGTGCCTAGCATTTGTGCAAAAAGGAGAGAGGCCACAAAACCAGTCTGACCAACCTCCAATGAGGTGTGATACATGGTGCTACAATGGCTCAAATAAACAGTCTGAAGACAAATAAGGTGTTATTATGTTTAGTGTTAGAACATGACAGCATGCAATCCGGGTTCCCTTCAATGCAGGACGTAACATGACttcttagagagagagggaaaaaaaatcttacttgGCTCATTTTATTTGGCTTATTTTACTTGGCTCAGTTAGTGGGAAGGTAAAGTTACAGTGGTCAAAGTGAAGCCACTCTGTACTTTATGGTAAAgtgattgtgtgattgtgttttccTCCAGTTTGCCATCCTTCTCAGTCTAATCATTATCATTGAAATTGGAACGGCTATAGCTGGTTACATCTTCAGAGGAAAGGTAAGTGCATGTCTCATTCATAGGCCACAGAAGTGAATGTAGGAGCATTTGCTGTTGCCATTCAGTGGCTTTAATGTCCTGGTCTCCTCTTTCCACAGCTGAATGATGTAGTGGAGAACAGTTTCAAAGACATGATTAATCAGTACAACAATGCCTCCAGTGATTATAAGAAGACCGTGGACGATATGCAGCAACAGGTCAGTTCACTGCACAAccatgttttctgtcatttcagcaGATGAGCTGAACACaatatgttttcatgttcttgtaaagaaataaaatgaatttgtgaAATGTCAGGACTGAGTACATGTGTGAGAAGAGTGTCaccaaaacattttgttgtAGCATTAGTGCAGCCATTGTGGTGCTGATGATTTAAAGTAACCTTTTTAGCTCATATTTTTCTCATGCACATTATACtttaatgttttgaaacattaaaaagcAGTTTTTAGCTGCTTGTCTGTGGAGAGCTTTTCTCGTGCAGAAACTCCTTTCCTCCACCTGTTCAAACAGGATACATTTTCTCTGTCAACTCAGCCTGTTCATTTCCCTCTGTTCCCATCCTGCTCTCTGACTGCTCCGCTCAGATATCACATTTCAGCCCTTCACCAAGATCAAACACACTGTTTATCTGGGAAACATATTTCAGTTCTTCCTTATTTGACTTAGTTCAAAACTGAAAGTAATTAAAGGTCAAAATAAATGCTTCTTCCTTCCAGTCCTGTTGgagctgtttgtttggtttctgcATGTATCTTCTTGTGGAATTGAGATGAATGAATAGCAGATTTGGTGTTTCTGAACTAGGCACTGAGAACAGCCGTGGTTTCACCATCATTCCACATCAACACTTCTGGGCaacttcatctttttcttttctgaaaattctcaacatatatacatatgatcAGCACATATGATGAATTATTCTGAAACACTAAGAGAATTCACAAGGTACTATAATGACTGTTTCGCTAATGTACGCTATTACCCGTTtgtgctggggttttttttcccatgtgtaAGAAGCGAGTGACTGAAATCAGGATGGCTGCAGCTCTGTCAGATGACACCCTCACTCtatttcctgctctctctctgtcaggccaAGAGACTTTTAACTGACAGGACGTCTGAACCTGAGTTATGTTTTAAATATGGTTTTGAAATTCTCTCTGTGTAGCTGAGGTGCTGTGGCGTGCATAACTCCTCTGACTGGCTGAACTTTAAACCAGACAAGAAGTCTGTCCCTGACTCTTGCTGCAAAAATGTCACTGCCAAATGCGGAGATGGAGCCATTGAAGATAGCAACAAGATCTATCTGGTGGTAAGAGTATTATGCtttttggattttatttttatgcttGTTATGAGTCCAAGACTCTCAGTgagttttcataaacccagacTGCGTTGTTTTCGAGGACTCGATCTTTATTCGGAGAGCAGACTTCaagcctgtttgtgtttgtttgggtgacAGGGCTGTCAGAGTGTGGTGGAGAAGCTGCTGAGGGACAACATCCTGTGGGTGGCAGTGGGGGCTCTGGTGATTGCCCTCTTCCAGGTCAGAACActgacttcatctctctccttctcttctccttccctGCTCTTTTTATTCAGCTACTGAAGAGCTTGGCAGTTTGTAGGCAATTTGGAACAGgcttttgtgtttatgtttggcTGGCATGTAATTCCATCATAGAGTCTAGAATGTACCACTACAAAGCAGGCTTTCTTAGTTGGCTACATAATGTTTAAGTTGTTCAATAGGAACATCCCTGCATCTACTCCTGTTGGACAATTCAGACTTTTGGCTTGATATTCTCCAGctaacaaagaaaaacaactttgtAGTACGCTGCTCAGGAGTAGAGCTTGGAGAAAGTGGAGCTAGTCATGAATGtgcacccacatacacacacatacacactcgctgATGTCcatgtattttatttcagattCTGGGTTTGGTGTTCTCCTGTTTGCTAATCAGAGCTATTCGCAGTGGCTATGAAGTCATGTGACGTCATGGTTTTACGTGCTGGAGCAGGAGGATCTGaatatcattgtttttttctcaaacataAAGATACATCTGTGCTCTCATGAGATTTTTATTCTTGGGTGGAAAAAGATAAGTAGCTGGGGTAGGGGGAAACCGCTTTATATTAATACgttaaaattataattatatatatttcctctgtttaaatatgaaatagctgaaattgttgttttgttttactgttttctaCTTTGAAATCGATCATGTTGtgtaaacattgtgtgtgtaatgtaaacAGGTTTTGTCACTGTCCACCTTGTCATTATTCAGAAAATAAAACTCCTGATTTCACCATGATTTGTAGAGtatgatttaaaaattaagGTTTTTGAGAATAATTGTCTGAATGGCAAATGAAATTCACTGAGCGTCTGTGTACTCATGTAGTGTATAAAGGAGGAGGTGTAATGTTAGATATAACCTTCAATCTCTACTATatcagacattttaaacaaccccccccccccccatatggTCAAGAGCATGTAACGGGGTTCCACTTTGGCTAGTGCGCGGATTACACCCCTGACCCTGTTCTGAGATGTTTATGCCCTGATTGGAGTGGTTTGTTTTGGGACGATCACACCCTCACCTATAGGTGATCACTGAATGATTCAATTGGATGAAACGGAAACTGATGTGAAACATATGCCATGGGTGTCTTGCTCATCTCATCCATAGCCAAACATGGGAGAGCCAGCTGAGACGGCATTCTCCATCACCACCAATGACAAAACGTCAAATCGTGGAGTTTCTCACGAGTTCCTGACACTCATGGAATCTCAGCACAGTGGGGCTCACAGGGACTTAACTCTCTGTTAAAGCTTCATGCTgctctgtcttttatttaaGCAGTTATCTGTGTATCTGCCAAAAgctttttgactttttctccTGACAGTGTTGAATGAAAGTAACTGTGATGTAGAGCACAGTGTAATATCGATTTATTCAACATCTTAGTTCAAGAGTTTTTCCAGCATTTCCATCTCTGTGTTCCATGACTTTGATTCTGGTAAACATCATCAATAAACAATACACAAGCAGTTAACAACACAATAATTTctgtacaaaacaaacacactcacactgaatgAGGTTTAGTTAACAGGCTTGCATATATCAGTATGTATAGCAACACAACCAAAAGGCACTGTGAGAAACTTCATGTACACAGAGGAACTTGAGTGCCAGAAAAAGCACTTGCACGTTCACTTCTCCTTTGATGCTTAAATGCTGGTTTCCCACACTCTGTATCTGGCCAATGAAGGCCCACACATGTTTATGTTCTGCTCTTATACACCCACTTCACAGCTAATGAGGAGCTTGACTATTCACTGATGAATATGCAGAGATGTGGGTctgcagagcagagaaacactgtCTGACTGATTAAGACTTTTCCTAAACTAAACAGTACTTTGTAAAGAGATTGCATTTTCGTCTTGGACTGAGGACAGTCAGTGCCTACAAACCCTGCCAAAAGAGTCATTATGGCATAGCTGGATTATcacatcacttcacttcaccACAGCCAATAGGGCAACGTTTCATCAACCCAGGATCTACCAATACCTGGCCTGGAGTGACTAACACACTGTCAAAGGACTTTGTTGAAATAtaacaaacatttaattaaTTCTGCTTAATCAGGTTGACACAGAGTCATACAAGTAGTCtcaatgtatatttaaaaatcaCGAAGCAGGGAGATACTGCATATCATCACTCCCTGTTATCATGTGGTTCGCTCAGTAAAGATATCCAACATTCTCATTTGGCATAATTTCATTTGGCAACACTGGCCTTGCTTACTGAGACGAAAGAGCCCATTCCGAACAGACTGTCGaatatgttgtgtttatgttcaaAGAGatcatttcctcttcttttacAGGGCCACTTTCAGAAGTGGCCTCACTCTGACAAGAGGCTTTTTTCATGTGCTTTAAAGCAATAATCTGTGCTAGTAAAACTTTGTGCTTGTAAATCAGTGCAATGGGTCAGCAAATAAACGAATGTTTCTTTGCTACAAAGCTAACCGTTTCATacagctgtgtttttatcagtgtaaaacacaggatATTTATATGACCAAAGGGTATTTATATATAATAGGATGAAAAACAATCATACCAACTGAGCCCTTCATGTTAATCACCACAAATTTCAAATGTTCAGTTGTTTGGTGGAGGACACATGAGTGAAAGACGAATCATAGAGAAAGTGCTATAATTATCAATTACAATACATTCAGGCACCGTATCAATATTTTACATGCAGTGTGAAGTAGCTCTCCTGTGTGGAAGCTGGAATGGTTCCAGACATTTTCCTCCCTGTAGTAAATGTTGTTacagagtgtcagtgtcagttccCGACAACAAATTGTTCATAGCGGTTCCAACATCCTATATGTCCTCCATTGTCTGAGGCAGTAGAGTTTTACCAGTTCTCTGGAATGAAGAAAACTATTTCTGAGGAAGTTTTCTGCAGCAAAAAGACTGAATACAGATGGTGTGGTTGCAAATGGTGACAAGTCAAGCTGTTGATTGGCTTGGCAGTGAGTCCACGGGTTTCTCTCACTGAGTATGGTCACTGGAGGAAGGAaatgggggtggtggtggtggtggttgcaGCTCGTCCTCCTCTCAGCAGCGTGGCGATTTGGCATAGTTTACTGTGAGGAGGACCATGCTATGCAGGTAGAGCGAGGTCTCAGACTCTAAATAACAGACAACAAGACTGAAGTCAAAGATCAGGAAGACATAGgagacaataacaacaacattaacCAATTAATTAGTTCACTATTATTTTGGCATTAGTTTGCTTGGCTAGAGTTTTTATTGATTGTTTTGACAGTAGTGCTGTACTCGTACAGAGTTGTACCACTCCATGTCCACGTTAATCTTACTGCACAGAAAGTACACCCATCATaaagtgtgtgtacctgtatttCATCAGACCTGTAGAAAACTGTTACTCACACACCATTTAGATTAGAAGTGCAGAACCGTAAATGTAGTTCTGATTTGATGACTGTGAGAAAAGGCTGAGAGGTTTAGTGCTTGGCCACGCTCACCTTTCAGGTGATTTGAGAACTGAAGCCACTGAGAGAGCCATTCCTTGCAGTGTGCAGGACTGAGTCTGTCAGAGTTTAGGCCTCTCACATAACAAGCCTGAGAGTGAAACACCAGAAAAATCAGGAAAAACTCCTCAAAGGACACATACAACTCATAGGGGTGAGTTGAGGAATTAGGCTTTGGTTTATTACTGCTACTATTCCACTTTAACATGAAGGTCATATCAGTGGTTTTCTTTGAGAAATGTCAACTATGACAAATGAATGTACTGTCCTTTGGCAATATTCTCATGAGAACTTATAAGTCAAAATGCACACCATTTCACAccattcaacccccccccctcaacaaCAGACGGTTTAAAACATTCTTCCCACACGTTTAGATGTCAATCAGGACCTGGTCTCggtgtgaaaaataaaagacgTATTAATGTTACATTTCAAGTTTAAAGGCTCCGATaaagatgttttaaaaataaaacaatcccAGATAATAAATATAAAGTACTCACACTGCTAAACTacgtctacacacacagaataagtAATAGGAGTGTTAGTTGAGGTTTTGACCTGTTTCAGCTCAGAGTCATTCAGCTGGTGCAGGCCCAGTCGCAGCACAGCACGGTCCAGGTGCATCAACTCTAAGGCATGGTTATTCAGGCGCCAACCAATAAGAAAGGCAGGGAGTCGGGGCGTCAGGAAGAGGAGAGGGCACAGGTGTCTCTGTCAGCAAGTGAggcccgagagagagagagagagacaaagaggttGAAGGacagattcagattcagtgaCTTGGTTTCAACAATCCTTGTTTACTTGCTTGGCTAAAGATTTTACTTGAGGTTATTTACGCAAAAGAGCGTGATTGAATTTTTGACCCTACAGCAGTTTTGCCGCTTCAGTGACTGTGCTACCATTTCAGTAAATCTGGTTTTGGCCTGCTGTGGATGATGGAAACGACACATGTGCACTAACCAGCTGATCAGGACGAAGACTTCTGATTCCCAGAGGAGGGCCAGAGAACAGGAGTCTCACTGCGTGGACATCCGACACAACTGGATGGGCACCGCTCTGTACCTACAAACGCAGAGAGGCCCTCACATGAGGTCATCTACAGGTGAAAGAGCCAATACAGGTGAATAAAGCCAATATGGGTTgtagaacccaataatgtaataacttcccaataatgtaataaaatgtcttAACCAATGatgtaataaattattacattaacgggaggttattacattattgggttaaCTTTATTTTTGTAGAACCCAATACtgtaataatttcccaataTTGTAATAACTTGGCCAATGTTGTAGTAACATGCCACCaataatgtgttaatgttttgggaatgcattgtttttgtaagttagtcattattttaaaataggCAATACCATAATCATGGTTACACCACCaccttcagtttcagtttgtttctgtttatttgctgACAAATTATACCACCTTACCAGCATTTTTACACCACAATACAATTATAATACATATAATAATTATACAATATATAATTATACCACCATACCACCAGCCTGGGTCTGTGtattaaaatttgttttcagagattttggcaaactgttaaaaaataacatctcAGCAATTCTTTTTCCCACACTGTGGGGCCCAGGGTGGTCACAGGACAGGATGTTTTCTTTAGAGCGCAAGCaatgccaaaaacaaacaaacaaataaataaaaagaaacagcacattatcgggaaattattacattattgggttctGCACGGGTGAATAAAGCCAATACAGGTGAACAAAGCTGCACTGGACACACAATCATTACTGGTTGGTTGGCAGAGGTAAGCTAACCTTCCTGCAGAGCTGCAGAAGGGAGTTTTGTAGACGGCTATCTTTCAGTTGTGGTGCTGCCCTCTCTAAGCTTTTCAGTATAGTCCAGTGG includes the following:
- the cd63 gene encoding CD63 antigen, with protein sequence MAVEGGMKCVKFLLFFFNFIFWLCGLALIILGVLVQVALHNTLVIKGPSSSTAPLVLIIVGVVIFFIAFFGCCGAWKESRCMVTMFAILLSLIIIIEIGTAIAGYIFRGKLNDVVENSFKDMINQYNNASSDYKKTVDDMQQQLRCCGVHNSSDWLNFKPDKKSVPDSCCKNVTAKCGDGAIEDSNKIYLVGCQSVVEKLLRDNILWVAVGALVIALFQILGLVFSCLLIRAIRSGYEVM
- the letmd1 gene encoding LETM1 domain-containing protein 1 isoform X1 translates to MVTSLTDYRELPYREMEKLRQFRRDMIKAIPLVIISVPPFANYIVFVLMYFFPRQLLIRHFWTPEQLVEFQGIYHAQRAQHHWTILKSLERAAPQLKDSRLQNSLLQLCRKVQSGAHPVVSDVHAVRLLFSGPPLGIRSLRPDQLRHLCPLLFLTPRLPAFLIGWRLNNHALELMHLDRAVLRLGLHQLNDSELKQACYVRGLNSDRLSPAHCKEWLSQWLQFSNHLKESETSLYLHSMVLLTVNYAKSPRC
- the letmd1 gene encoding LETM1 domain-containing protein 1 isoform X2, encoding MYKQSLHPCPIFPLSFLCFSFIYNPLIHPSTHSLFCLTLCIVRYFFPRQLLIRHFWTPEQLVEFQGIYHAQRAQHHWTILKSLERAAPQLKDSRLQNSLLQLCRKVQSGAHPVVSDVHAVRLLFSGPPLGIRSLRPDQLRHLCPLLFLTPRLPAFLIGWRLNNHALELMHLDRAVLRLGLHQLNDSELKQACYVRGLNSDRLSPAHCKEWLSQWLQFSNHLKESETSLYLHSMVLLTVNYAKSPRC